Part of the Actinomycetes bacterium genome, CCGGCCTGCCCCGGCACGCCGTCACGCTGGTGCCGGGGACCTCCCGGGAGTCGGTGCAGCACCTGATGACCGCTCGCGGACTGGTCGACGTGCTGATCCCGCGCGGCGGCGCCGGACTGATCCGAAGCGTGGTCGAGGGGTCGACCGTGCCGGTCATCGAGACCGGGGTGGGCAACTGTCACGTCTACGTCGACGCGGACGCCGACCTCGCCAAGGCCGTGCGGATCCTGGTGAACTCCAAGGCGCAGCGGCCCAGCGTCTGCAACGCGGCCGAGACCCTGCTCGTCCACCAGGCGGTCGCCCCCAGGTTCCTGCCGGTGGCGCTCGAGGCGCTGCGGGAGGCCGGGGTGACCGTGCACGGCGACGACACCGTTGCCGGGTACGCGGGGGACGCCGGGGTGGCCTTCGTGCCGGCCACCGACGAGGACTGGGACACCGAGTACCTCTCGCTGGACCTCGCCGCGGCCGTCGTCCCCGACCTGGACGCCGCGCTGGCGCACATCCGCCGCCACGGCAGCGGGCACACCGAGGCGATCGTCACCGAGAACGGCCCGGCTTCCCGGCGGTTCATCGCCGGGGTGGACGCCGCCGCCGTGATGGTGAACGCGTCCACCCGGTTCACCGACGGCGGCGAGCTCGGGTTCGGCGCGGAGATCGGGATCTCCACGCAGAAGCTGCACGCCCGCGGCCCGATGGGGCTCCCGGAGCTGACCTCGACGACCTACGTGGTGACGGGGGACGGGCATGTCAGAGGCTGACACCGCGGTCGGGCAGCCGGACCCACCGGCGCCGGCGCCGCGCTGGGTGGGACCGTCGTTCATCGTGCTCGCGGCGCTAACCGTCCCGTGGATCGGCGTGCTGGCCGTGACACTGCCTAAGCACCAGTACACCGGCCACTACCGGATGGCCTGGGTCGGCTTCGACGTGCTGCTGGTGATCATGCTGGCGCGGACCGGCCGGGTGGCGTTGCGCGGACGCGACTCTGTCCAGATCCCCGCGGTGATGACCGGGACGCTGCTCGTGGTGGACGCGTGGTTCGACGTGATGACCTCCCACGGCCAAGGCCAGATGCTCAGCGCGTTCGGCTCGGCCCTGTTCATCGAGCTGCCGCTGGCCGCCCTGTGCTTCTGGATCGCCCGGCACGCCGAACGGGTCCGCCGCGACCGGCTGCGGTGGGCGCTGCGCGGGGACGGCGTCGACTTCGACCGGGCGCCGCTGAGTGCCCAGTGAGGACGCCGAGCTAGCCACCCGGCTGGCCGCCGAGGTCGCGGAGCTGCTGCTCGCCGTCCGCGACGACCACCCGGCCGCCGAGCCGCGTGAGCTCGGTGCGCTCGGTGACCGGGAGGCCCAGCGACTGGTGGACACCCGGCTGTCCGCGGAGCGGCCCGCCGACGCCGTGCTGTCGGAGGAGGCGGCTGACGACGGGGCCCGGCTCACGGCCGACCGGGTCTGGATCATCGACCCGCTCGACGGCACCTGGGAGTTCGCCCGCGGTCGCGCCGACTGGGCGGTGCACGTGGCCCTGTGGCAGCGCGGCTCGCTGGCCGTCGGTGCGGTCGCGCTGCCCGACCTCGGGGTGCTGCTGTCCACCGACCCGGCCCCGACGACGCCGTCCGGCCCGCTCCCGGGGCGGCTGCGGCTCGCGGTGAGCCGTTCGCGGCCACCCGCGCTGGCCCGCGCCCTGGCGAACCGGCTGGACCTCGACCTGGTGCCCATGGGGTCGGCCGGGGTGAAGGCGGCCGCCGTGGTCCGGGGCGAGGTGGACGCCTACCTGCACACCGGCGGCCTGTCCGAGTGGGACTCCGCCGCCCCGGTGGCGGTGGCCCTGGCGGCCGGGCTGCACGCCTCCCGCGTGGACGGCTCGCCGCTGGTCTACAACCAGCCGGACGTGTCCCTGCCGGACCTGCTGGTCTGCCGCGCCGAGCTGTCCCGGACCCTGCTGGACGAGATTGCGGCGCTGATGCGCTGACCTGCCGGAGTCCGGCCGATACGCTGCCCGCCATGAGTGCGAACATCCACGCAGCCCTGCCGGCGTCCGCCGAGTTCTTCCCGCACGAGACCCCGGCGCCTCTGGTCATGGGGATCAGCGCGTTCGTCGTGCTCCTCGTCGCGCTGTTCATCGTCACCCGGCTGAACAAGGACCGCTGAGAGGCTGCCCGTGAGCGCCGGCCTGCTCGACCGCGCGCTGGGCCTGGTGCACGCGCTGCGGGCGGCCGGGGTGCCGGTGTCGGTCGCCGAGACCCTGGACGCCGCATCGGCGATGGTCGCCGTCGACCTGCTCGACCGGGACGGCCTGCGCGCGGCTCTCGCCGCGACGCTGCTCAAGCGGCCGGCCCACCGGCCCGCGTTCGACGCGCTGTTCGACCTGTGGTTCCCGCCGCTCGTGGGGGAGCCGGGGGTGGCTGACCAGGGCGACGCGTCGGGCGACGCGTCGGCGGAGCCTTCCGGTGCGGCCGGGGACCTGCACGAGCAGTTCCGGGCCCGGCTGCTGGACGCGCTCCTCGACAGCGACGACGCCGCCGTCGCCCGGCTGGCCAGGGAGGCGGTGGCCGCGTTCGGTCGCGCCGAGAGCCGCCCCGGCCGGCAGTCGTTCTTCGGCTACCGGGTGCTGCGGGCGATCTCCCCGGACACGCTGGTGGCCGCTTTGATCGAGGGTCTGCTTGGCGGCGGGGGGACCGAGCGGACGGCGTTCACCGAGGAGGTCGCCCGGGTCGCCGCTCGGGAGCGGGTGCGTGCGTTCGAGCAGGCCGTCGAGGGCGAGATCCGGCGGCGGCTGGCCGAGGAGAAGGGCGCCGAGCAGGTCGCCCGCACCGCCGTCCGGCCGCTGGTCGACCAGGTCGACTTCCTGCGTGCCTCCCGCGACGACCTGCTCGCGCTGCGGCGGCAGGTGTACCCGCTGGCCCGCAGGCTGGCGACCAGGCTGGCGGCGCAACGCCGGTCCGGCCGGTCGGGGCGGCTGGACGTGCGGCGGACCGTACGGGCGTCCCTGGGCAGCGGCGGGGTCCCGATCACCACCCACCACCGGCCGCGCCGCCCGCACAAGCCGGAGCTCGTGGTGCTGTGCGACCTGTCCGGCTCGGTGGCGTCGTTCGCGCACTTCACGCTGCTGCTCACCTGGGCGCTGAAGGAGCAGTTCACCCGGGTCCGCGCGTTCGGGTTCATCGACACCACCGACGAGGTGACCCGGTTCCTGGACCGGGCCGAGGACCTGCCCGACGCGCTGGCTCGGATGGCCCGCGAGGCCGAGCTGGTCTGGTTCGACGGGCACTCCGACTACGGGCACGCCTTCGAGGTGTTCGCCGAGCGCTACGCCGACGCGATCACGCCGCGCACGTCGCTGCTCGTGCTCGGGGACGGGCGGACGAACTACCGCAGCCCGGCGCTGCCGGTGCTCCGGCGGCTGGCCGGGGAGGCCCGGCACGCGTACTGGCTCAACCCGGAGCCGCGCGGCCAGTGGGGCAGCGGGGACTCCTCAGCGCTCGCCTACGCCGAGGTCATGGACATGGTGGAGTGCCGCACGGTCGCGCAGCTCGAGCACTTCGTCACCCGTCACCTGTCAGGGTGACGACGGGCTATACGTCGTCCTCACCCTGGCAAGTCGGCAGCGGGTACGGTGCGAGGATGGCTGGCCCGGTGACCAGGACGCGCGGGCTGCGGATCGACGGCGCGGACGTCCGCGGCCGCGAGGAGCAGCTGGCCACCGAGGAGCCGCTGGAGATCCGGGCCGGGGACCGGCGGCTCGCGGTGACCATGCGCACGCCGGGCGCGGACTTCGAGCTCGCTGCCGGCTGGCTGCACGGTGAGGGTGTCGTCACCGGGCCGGAGGACCTGCGCTCGCTGCGCTACTGCACGGACGCCGACCTGGAGCCGGACGAGCGGTTCAACGTGGTCACCGCTGAGCTGTCCGGCGCCGCGGCGGAACGGGTCACCGGGCTGGCCCCGCGCGGGTTCGTGGTCTCCAGCGCCTGCGGCGTCTGCGGCCGGGAGACGGTGGCCGACCTGCGCGCGCTGGGCCGGACGCTGCCCGAGCCGGACGCCGACGAGCGGCTGGACCCCGGCTGGCTGGCCGGCCTGCCCGAGCAGCTGCGGGCCCGGCAGGAGGTGTTCGACCGGACCGGTGGCCTGCACGCCGCCGGCCTGTTCGACCCGTACACGGGGACGGCCCTGGTCGTGCGGGAGGACGTCGGGCGGCATAACGCGGTGGACAAGGTGATCGGCTGGGCGCTCCTCGGCGGCGCGCCGTCCCTGACCGGGACCGTGCTGGTGGTCAGCGGGCGGGCCTCCTTCGAGATCGTCCAGAAGGCGCTGACCGCGGGGATCCCCGCGCTGGTCGCCGTGTCCGCGCCGTCCAGCCTGGCCGTCGACGTGGCCCGGGAGTTCGGGATGGCCCTCGTGGGGTTCGTCCGCGACGGGCGGATCACGGTGTACTCCGGCGAGGCGCGGGTCGCGCTGCCCGGCTGAGCGCGCGCGGACGGTTAGCCTTCCCTGCGTGGAGGCGCACCGGCTGGGGGTCATGGGCGGCACCTTCGACCCGATCCACCACGGCCACCTGGTGGCGGCCAGCGAGGTCGCCGCGCTGTTCGCCCTGGACGAGGTGGTCTTCGTGCCCACCGGTCAGCCGTGGCAGAAGACCCGGGGCGACGTGAGCGCAGCCGAGGACCGCTACCTCATGACGGTGATCGCCACCGCGTCCAACCCCCGGTTCAGCGTGAGCCGGATCGACATCGACCGGGGCGGCCCCACCTACACAGTGGACACGCTGCGTGAGCTGCGTGCCGAGCGGGGCCCGAGCACCGAGCTGTTTTTCATCACCGGGGCGGACGCGCTCTCCCAGATCGTCTCCTGGCGGGACGCCGACGAGGTGGTGAGCTCGGCCCACTTCATCGGGGTGACCCGTCCGGGGCACGCGCTGGCCGACCCGGGGCTGCCCAAGGGGCGGGTCAGCCTGGTCGAAATCCCCGCGCTGGCAATTTCCAGTACCGCTTGTCGCGAAAGAATCCGACTGAATCGGCCGATCTGGTATCTCGTGCCCGATGGAGTCGTCCAGTACATCGCCAAGCGCGGCCTCTACGGCCAGCTGAGCGGCCGATGAGCGGCAAGCACCGGCGTGCCGCCGAGGAGATCGACGCCGCTCCGGCCTCGGTCTCGGCCTCGGTCGACGCCGGCCCGCTGCTGCTCGCCACCGCCGTCCTGCCCCCGCCGCCCCCGCCGCGGGTGGCGGCCCGGGAGGCCCGGCAGCAGCGCGCGTCCCGGCGCACCAAGCTGATCGCGGGCGCTGCGGTGCTCGTCGTGCTGGCGGCCGCGGTCGCCTTCCTGGTGGGCCCGGGTTCCGGCAGGAAGAGCGACACCCCGGCCGGCGCCCCCGCGCGCACCCAGTCCACGCTGTTGCTGCAGCTGCTCGGGGCCAAGAACGTGGCCCAGTCCAGCGTGCTGCTGGCCCACGACACGGCGTCCGGGGGCAGCGGGGCCGGCGTGCTGGTGCCCAGCGCCCTGGTCGTCAACGTGCCGGGCTTCGGCTCGTCCAGCTTCGGCGACGCGTCCGCGCTGGGGACCACCTCGGGCGCGGCGCTGGCGCTTTCCGACGCCCTCGGCGTCCTCGTCGACGAGTCCTGGACCCTGCAGCCGGCCGCCTTCGCCGCCCTCGTGGACGCGGTCGGCGGGGTGCAGGTGAACGCGCAGGCCCAGGTCACCCGCCCCACCGCGAACGGCGGCGCGACCGTCCTCATCCCGCCTGGCCCGCAGAAGCTGAACGGCGCGCTGGCCGTCGTCTACGCCAGCTACCTGGGCTCGGGGGAGCCCGAACAGGGCCGGCTGGCCCGGTTCAGCGAGGTCTGGCAGCAGGTCGTCGCCCAGCTGCCCAGCCAGCCCGACCAGCTGCGTGCGCTGGTCGCCAAGCTCGGCCCAGGGTCGAATGCGTCCCTATCCGGCCAGAAGCTGGCGACCTTCCTGCTCGGCCTCAAGTCGGACGAGCGCGACCAGCAGATGACCTACCAGAACCTGCCGGTGCGCAGCTTGGACACCGGCGCCGCCGAGCCGGCGTCGGTGCTCGACCAGGTGCAGGCCGAGCAGCTGGTCACCAGCCAGCTGTCCGGGTCGCGGCCGCCGGTCCGCGCGTCCGGCCCGGTGCGGGTGCTCGTGCAGAACGGCGTGGGCACGCCCGGGCTGGGGGAGACCACCCGTAAGCGGCTCATCGCGGCCGGCCTGACCTACGTCAACGGGGGCAACGCCGCGCAGTTCGGCTACGCCAAGTCGGTGGTGCTGATCCCGGACGCGTCCGAGCAGTCCCGGCGCGAGGGGGCCGACGTGGCCACCGCCCTGCGGCTGCCGCAGTCCAGCCTGCGCATCGCGGCCCAGGGCCAGACCATCGCCGACGTCGTCGTCATCGTGGGAGCCGACTTCAAGGCGTGAGACGCTGGGGGGGTCCTGCCGCCGTCCGAAAGACCGGGAAGCCTGCCTGTGACCGCCACCCCTGAGGTCCTCACCCACGTTGAGACCGCCGCCCTCGCCGCCGCCGACAAGCTCGCCTCGGACATCGTGGCGTTCGACGTCAGCGACCAGCTGGCGATCACTGACGCGTTCCTGCTGTGCTCGGCGCCCAACGAGCGCCAAGTGCAGGCCATCGTGGACGCCGTCGAGGAGCGGCTGCTGCGCGAGCACGGGGTCAAGCCGGTGCGCCGGGAGGGTGAGCGCGACGGCCGGTGGGTGTTGCTGGACTACGTCGACTTCGTCGTCCACGTGCAGCACGGCGAGGAGCGGGCCTACTACTCGCTTGAGCGGATCTGGAAGGACTGCCCGGTCATCGCACTCCCGGACGAGGTCAGGGCCGGGCGCTCGGCCGTGGCGGCGCAGGGACGGCCCTGACCGTGCGCCGGGTCGTGCTGTGGCGGCACGGCCGGACGGCGTGGAACATGGCCAACCGGTTCCAGGGGCAAACCGACGTCCCGCTGGACGACGTGGGCCGGGAGCAGGCCCGGCAGGCCGCCCGGCTGGTGGCCGCCTTCCCACCCTGTGTGATCGTCGCCTCGGACCTGCTGCGAGCGCGGGAGACGGCCCAGCCGCTGGCCGCGCTCACCGGGCTGTCGGTGCGGCCGGACCCGCGGCTGCGCGAGCTGCACGCCGGGAGCTGGCAGGGTCGGCTGGGGAGCGAGATCGAGGCCGTGGACGGCGCCAGCTACCGGGCCTGGCGGTCCGGGGGGGACGTTCGGGCCGGCGGCGGGGAGAGCCGCACTGAGCTGGCCGACCGTTCGGCCGCGGCCCTGCTGGAGCACCTGGCCGGCGTGCCCGACGACGGCGTGCTCGTCGCGGTCACCCATGGCGGCACCACCCGGGCGGCGCTCGGCCGGCTGCTCGGACTGCCGCTGGACCAATGGGGTGTGCTCGGCGGGCTGGCCAACTGCGCGTGGTCGGTGATCGAGGAGGTCGGCGCCGGCCGGTTTCGGCTCACCGAGCACAACGCGGGTTCGCTGCCGGAGCCGGTCGTCGGGGACGACCGCTGACCGCGACGTCCGGGCCCGCGGGCCGGCGGTGCG contains:
- a CDS encoding glutamate-5-semialdehyde dehydrogenase; its protein translation is MSDPIDERAAVLEAARLARDAAVLLAPLTRAAKDAALLAMADALEKESAAVLAANAEDVERARADGTPAAMTDRLALTEGRLADIAAALRQVADLPDPVGEVVRGSRLPNGLELRQVRVPMGVIGIIYEARPNVTVDAAGLCLKSGNAVLLRGSSSARASNTALVAVMQDALEAAGLPRHAVTLVPGTSRESVQHLMTARGLVDVLIPRGGAGLIRSVVEGSTVPVIETGVGNCHVYVDADADLAKAVRILVNSKAQRPSVCNAAETLLVHQAVAPRFLPVALEALREAGVTVHGDDTVAGYAGDAGVAFVPATDEDWDTEYLSLDLAAAVVPDLDAALAHIRRHGSGHTEAIVTENGPASRRFIAGVDAAAVMVNASTRFTDGGELGFGAEIGISTQKLHARGPMGLPELTSTTYVVTGDGHVRG
- a CDS encoding 3'(2'),5'-bisphosphate nucleotidase CysQ, translated to MPSEDAELATRLAAEVAELLLAVRDDHPAAEPRELGALGDREAQRLVDTRLSAERPADAVLSEEAADDGARLTADRVWIIDPLDGTWEFARGRADWAVHVALWQRGSLAVGAVALPDLGVLLSTDPAPTTPSGPLPGRLRLAVSRSRPPALARALANRLDLDLVPMGSAGVKAAAVVRGEVDAYLHTGGLSEWDSAAPVAVALAAGLHASRVDGSPLVYNQPDVSLPDLLVCRAELSRTLLDEIAALMR
- a CDS encoding VWA domain-containing protein translates to MSAGLLDRALGLVHALRAAGVPVSVAETLDAASAMVAVDLLDRDGLRAALAATLLKRPAHRPAFDALFDLWFPPLVGEPGVADQGDASGDASAEPSGAAGDLHEQFRARLLDALLDSDDAAVARLAREAVAAFGRAESRPGRQSFFGYRVLRAISPDTLVAALIEGLLGGGGTERTAFTEEVARVAARERVRAFEQAVEGEIRRRLAEEKGAEQVARTAVRPLVDQVDFLRASRDDLLALRRQVYPLARRLATRLAAQRRSGRSGRLDVRRTVRASLGSGGVPITTHHRPRRPHKPELVVLCDLSGSVASFAHFTLLLTWALKEQFTRVRAFGFIDTTDEVTRFLDRAEDLPDALARMAREAELVWFDGHSDYGHAFEVFAERYADAITPRTSLLVLGDGRTNYRSPALPVLRRLAGEARHAYWLNPEPRGQWGSGDSSALAYAEVMDMVECRTVAQLEHFVTRHLSG
- the fdhD gene encoding formate dehydrogenase accessory sulfurtransferase FdhD, giving the protein MAGPVTRTRGLRIDGADVRGREEQLATEEPLEIRAGDRRLAVTMRTPGADFELAAGWLHGEGVVTGPEDLRSLRYCTDADLEPDERFNVVTAELSGAAAERVTGLAPRGFVVSSACGVCGRETVADLRALGRTLPEPDADERLDPGWLAGLPEQLRARQEVFDRTGGLHAAGLFDPYTGTALVVREDVGRHNAVDKVIGWALLGGAPSLTGTVLVVSGRASFEIVQKALTAGIPALVAVSAPSSLAVDVAREFGMALVGFVRDGRITVYSGEARVALPG
- the nadD gene encoding nicotinate-nucleotide adenylyltransferase, whose product is MEAHRLGVMGGTFDPIHHGHLVAASEVAALFALDEVVFVPTGQPWQKTRGDVSAAEDRYLMTVIATASNPRFSVSRIDIDRGGPTYTVDTLRELRAERGPSTELFFITGADALSQIVSWRDADEVVSSAHFIGVTRPGHALADPGLPKGRVSLVEIPALAISSTACRERIRLNRPIWYLVPDGVVQYIAKRGLYGQLSGR
- a CDS encoding LCP family protein; the protein is MSGKHRRAAEEIDAAPASVSASVDAGPLLLATAVLPPPPPPRVAAREARQQRASRRTKLIAGAAVLVVLAAAVAFLVGPGSGRKSDTPAGAPARTQSTLLLQLLGAKNVAQSSVLLAHDTASGGSGAGVLVPSALVVNVPGFGSSSFGDASALGTTSGAALALSDALGVLVDESWTLQPAAFAALVDAVGGVQVNAQAQVTRPTANGGATVLIPPGPQKLNGALAVVYASYLGSGEPEQGRLARFSEVWQQVVAQLPSQPDQLRALVAKLGPGSNASLSGQKLATFLLGLKSDERDQQMTYQNLPVRSLDTGAAEPASVLDQVQAEQLVTSQLSGSRPPVRASGPVRVLVQNGVGTPGLGETTRKRLIAAGLTYVNGGNAAQFGYAKSVVLIPDASEQSRREGADVATALRLPQSSLRIAAQGQTIADVVVIVGADFKA
- the rsfS gene encoding ribosome silencing factor, with the protein product MTATPEVLTHVETAALAAADKLASDIVAFDVSDQLAITDAFLLCSAPNERQVQAIVDAVEERLLREHGVKPVRREGERDGRWVLLDYVDFVVHVQHGEERAYYSLERIWKDCPVIALPDEVRAGRSAVAAQGRP
- a CDS encoding histidine phosphatase family protein; translated protein: MRRVVLWRHGRTAWNMANRFQGQTDVPLDDVGREQARQAARLVAAFPPCVIVASDLLRARETAQPLAALTGLSVRPDPRLRELHAGSWQGRLGSEIEAVDGASYRAWRSGGDVRAGGGESRTELADRSAAALLEHLAGVPDDGVLVAVTHGGTTRAALGRLLGLPLDQWGVLGGLANCAWSVIEEVGAGRFRLTEHNAGSLPEPVVGDDR